In one window of Nocardioides panacisoli DNA:
- a CDS encoding phytoene desaturase family protein, whose product MTTAVVVGSGPNGLAAAIRLSQAGVAVTVLEAADRPGGGTRTTELTEPGLLHDECSFAHPMGVASPFLASLGLTDHGLDWAWPEVDLAHPLDDGPAGVLSRDMDRTLDSLDTVDRPRWRRTFGHLATGFDDLVEDLFRPVVGRPRHPLTLARFGTSAFQSATRLARRFDGDAARALYGGSAAHVFGRLDGPMSGAVGLLLTAAGHAVGWPVARGGSQAITTAMVGVLESHGGTVRTSTPVSSLGEVDELVGARPDVVLLDTNPTDALRIAGDAVAPRIRRALQRYRYGPAVHKVDYAIRGEVPWTNPECARAGTVHVGGSWEEIVAAEAATARGEMPERPFLLVGQQYVADPSRSVGDLHPFYAYAHVPHGYDGDATEAVTAQVERFAPGFRDLIVSTHSRTAMQMAAYNPNYRGGDIGAGANGFPQLLLRPRPALHPYRLAERRLYLASSATPPGPGVHGMCGFHAAQAALADL is encoded by the coding sequence ATGACGACCGCCGTCGTCGTCGGCAGCGGCCCCAACGGACTCGCCGCTGCCATCCGTCTCTCGCAGGCCGGCGTCGCGGTCACCGTCCTCGAGGCAGCGGACCGCCCGGGTGGTGGCACCCGGACCACGGAGCTGACCGAGCCCGGGCTCCTGCACGACGAGTGTTCCTTCGCCCACCCGATGGGCGTGGCATCGCCGTTCCTCGCCTCACTCGGTCTCACCGACCACGGGTTGGACTGGGCATGGCCCGAGGTCGACCTGGCCCATCCGCTCGACGACGGACCGGCCGGGGTGCTGTCGCGCGACATGGACCGGACCCTGGACTCCCTCGACACCGTCGACCGGCCACGCTGGCGGCGCACCTTCGGGCACCTCGCGACCGGGTTCGACGACCTCGTCGAGGACCTCTTCCGACCGGTCGTCGGCAGGCCGCGCCACCCGCTCACCCTCGCCCGGTTCGGGACGAGCGCGTTCCAGTCCGCCACGAGGCTGGCCCGTCGCTTCGACGGCGACGCGGCCCGTGCCCTCTACGGCGGTTCGGCCGCCCACGTCTTCGGTCGGCTGGACGGTCCGATGAGTGGCGCGGTCGGGCTGCTGCTGACCGCCGCCGGCCACGCGGTCGGCTGGCCGGTCGCCCGGGGCGGCAGCCAGGCGATCACGACCGCGATGGTCGGGGTGCTGGAGTCACACGGTGGCACCGTCCGCACCAGCACGCCGGTCTCCTCCCTGGGCGAGGTGGACGAGCTCGTCGGGGCGCGTCCGGACGTCGTACTCCTCGACACCAACCCGACCGACGCCCTCCGGATCGCCGGTGACGCCGTGGCACCCCGCATCCGTCGTGCCCTGCAGCGCTACCGGTACGGGCCGGCGGTCCACAAGGTCGACTACGCGATCCGGGGCGAGGTGCCCTGGACCAACCCCGAGTGCGCACGGGCAGGGACCGTCCACGTCGGCGGCTCGTGGGAGGAGATCGTGGCCGCCGAGGCAGCCACCGCACGCGGCGAGATGCCCGAGCGACCGTTCCTGCTCGTCGGCCAGCAGTACGTCGCCGACCCGTCGCGCTCCGTGGGCGACCTGCATCCGTTCTACGCCTACGCCCACGTGCCGCACGGCTACGACGGCGACGCCACCGAGGCCGTCACCGCACAGGTGGAGCGGTTCGCTCCGGGGTTCCGGGACCTGATCGTGTCCACGCACTCGCGCACGGCCATGCAGATGGCGGCGTACAACCCCAACTACCGCGGCGGCGACATCGGCGCGGGCGCCAACGGGTTCCCCCAACTGCTGCTGCGGCCCCGCCCGGCCCTCCACCCCTACCGGCTGGCCGAGCGGAGGCTCTACCTCGCCTCCTCGGCCACGCCGCCGGGCCCCGGCGTCCACGGCATGTGCGGCTTCCACGCGGCGCAGGCCGCCCTCGCGGACCTCTGA